A section of the Streptomyces sp. Je 1-369 genome encodes:
- a CDS encoding DeoR/GlpR family DNA-binding transcription regulator produces MSDNQNLLAEQRRALILDEVRRRGGVRVNELTRKLGVSDMTVRRDLDALARQGVLEKVHGGAVPVVEASTHEPGFEAKSGLELTAKEDIARTAASLVAPGTAIALSGGTTTYALAHHLLDVPDLTVVTNSVRVADVFHSAQRTSGQRQGAATVVLTGGVRTPSDSLVGPVADQAIGALHFDVLFLGVHGISLEAGLSTPNLAEAETNRRLVQSARRVVVVADHTKWGTVGLSSFASLSQVDTLVTDSGLPAEAHVDISEHVNQVVVTGELASSVDDSEADADI; encoded by the coding sequence GTGAGCGACAATCAGAACCTCCTGGCCGAGCAGCGCCGTGCCCTGATCCTGGACGAGGTGCGCCGTCGCGGCGGGGTCCGGGTCAACGAACTCACGCGCAAGCTCGGTGTGTCCGACATGACGGTCCGCCGCGACCTCGACGCGCTGGCCCGCCAGGGCGTCCTGGAGAAGGTGCACGGCGGCGCGGTCCCGGTGGTCGAGGCGAGCACGCACGAGCCGGGGTTCGAGGCCAAGTCGGGCCTGGAGCTGACCGCCAAGGAGGACATCGCGCGGACCGCGGCGTCCCTGGTGGCGCCCGGCACGGCGATCGCGCTCTCCGGGGGTACGACGACGTATGCGCTGGCGCACCACCTCCTGGACGTGCCGGACCTGACGGTGGTGACGAACTCGGTGCGGGTGGCGGACGTCTTCCACTCCGCGCAGCGCACCTCCGGGCAGCGGCAGGGCGCGGCGACGGTCGTGCTGACCGGTGGGGTGCGGACCCCGTCGGACTCGCTGGTCGGTCCGGTCGCGGACCAGGCGATCGGCGCGCTCCACTTCGATGTGCTCTTCCTCGGTGTGCACGGCATATCGCTGGAGGCCGGCCTGTCGACGCCGAACCTGGCGGAGGCGGAGACCAACCGGCGTCTGGTGCAGTCGGCGCGGCGCGTGGTGGTCGTCGCGGACCACACCAAGTGGGGGACGGTGGGGCTGAGTTCGTTCGCCTCGCTCTCGCAGGTCGACACGCTGGTGACGGACTCTGGGCTGCCCGCGGAGGCGCACGTGGACATCTCGGAGCACGTGAACCAGGTCGTGGTGACGGGTGAGCTCGCGTCGTCCGTCGACGACTCCGAGGCCGACGCAGACATCTGA
- a CDS encoding SRPBCC family protein: MAHRLSPVGLDFVESAPVRLVFAREVCAPPGVVYGALADDVTGWPQWFTAVTLCRPTGGGTGREVRLKGGTRFQESILAADGPERYAYRVDRTNAPGLRALVEEWRLTPAGGGTGTGTRVQWTFAMDGVAPLRGALKLGRAGLGRAFRDAVTALDKRLTSSAA; this comes from the coding sequence ATGGCACACCGACTGAGCCCGGTGGGGCTCGACTTCGTCGAGTCCGCTCCGGTGCGTCTGGTCTTCGCGCGCGAGGTGTGCGCGCCGCCGGGCGTGGTGTACGGGGCGTTGGCGGACGACGTGACGGGCTGGCCCCAGTGGTTCACCGCGGTCACCCTGTGCCGGCCGACCGGGGGCGGCACGGGCCGCGAGGTCCGGCTCAAGGGCGGCACGCGCTTCCAGGAGTCGATCCTGGCGGCGGACGGCCCCGAGCGTTACGCGTACCGCGTCGACCGGACGAACGCGCCCGGCCTGCGCGCCCTCGTCGAGGAGTGGCGGCTCACCCCGGCGGGCGGCGGCACCGGTACCGGCACCCGCGTGCAGTGGACCTTCGCCATGGACGGCGTGGCGCCCCTGCGCGGCGCCCTGAAGCTCGGCCGCGCGGGTCTTGGCCGGGCGTTCCGGGACGCCGTCACGGCGCTGGACAAGCGGCTCACCTCGTCGGCTGCGTAG
- a CDS encoding PLP-dependent cysteine synthase family protein encodes MPTLDVDHSDATYRAWLKEAVRKVQADANRSADTHLLRFPLPEHWGIDLYLKDESTHPTGSLKHRLARSLFLYGLCNGWIRPDRPVIEASSGSTAVSEAYFAKLIGVPFIAVMPRTTSAEKIRLIEFHGGRCHFVDDPRTMYAESAALAVQTGGHYMDQFTYAERATDWRGNNNIAESIYQQLRLERYPEPAWIVATAGTGGTSATIARYVHYMQHDTSICVADPENSCFFDGWTKNDPDATSDCGSRIEGIGRPRMEPSFVPGAIDRMMKVPDAASVAAVRALEQAIGRKAGGSTGTGLWSALRIVAEMVAAGRTGSVVTLLCDPGDRYLDRYYSDAWLAEQGLDIAPYARAIDTLLGTGAWPE; translated from the coding sequence ATGCCGACGCTCGACGTCGACCACAGCGACGCGACGTACCGCGCATGGCTCAAAGAAGCCGTGCGCAAGGTGCAGGCGGACGCCAACCGGTCGGCCGACACCCACCTGCTGCGCTTCCCGCTGCCCGAACACTGGGGCATCGACCTGTACCTCAAGGACGAGTCCACCCACCCCACCGGCAGCCTCAAGCACCGCCTCGCCCGCTCACTGTTCCTCTACGGCCTGTGCAACGGCTGGATTCGGCCGGACCGGCCGGTCATCGAGGCGTCCAGCGGGTCCACGGCCGTCTCCGAGGCGTACTTCGCGAAGCTGATCGGGGTGCCCTTCATCGCGGTGATGCCCCGCACGACCAGCGCCGAGAAGATCCGTCTCATCGAGTTCCACGGCGGCCGGTGCCACTTCGTGGACGACCCGCGCACGATGTACGCGGAGTCCGCTGCCCTCGCCGTCCAGACGGGCGGTCACTACATGGACCAGTTCACCTACGCGGAACGGGCCACCGACTGGCGCGGCAACAACAACATCGCCGAATCGATCTACCAGCAGCTGCGTCTCGAGCGCTACCCGGAGCCCGCGTGGATCGTCGCCACGGCGGGCACCGGCGGCACGTCGGCGACCATCGCGCGCTACGTCCACTACATGCAGCACGACACCAGCATCTGCGTCGCCGACCCGGAGAACTCCTGTTTCTTCGACGGGTGGACGAAGAACGACCCGGACGCGACGAGCGACTGCGGCTCCCGCATCGAGGGCATCGGCAGGCCCCGCATGGAGCCGAGCTTCGTACCCGGCGCCATCGACCGCATGATGAAGGTGCCGGACGCGGCGTCCGTCGCCGCGGTCCGCGCCCTGGAGCAGGCCATCGGCCGCAAGGCGGGCGGCTCGACCGGCACCGGCCTGTGGAGCGCGCTGCGGATCGTCGCCGAGATGGTGGCCGCGGGGCGCACGGGAAGCGTCGTCACCCTGCTCTGCGACCCCGGCGACCGCTACCTGGACAGGTACTACTCGGACGCGTGGCTGGCCGAACAGGGCCTGGACATCGCGCCCTACGCGCGGGCCATCGACACGCTGCTGGGAACGGGGGCGTGGCCCGAATAG
- a CDS encoding ATP-binding protein, with protein sequence MISQPSRHCTVELQALPSRIGQVRRIVSAQLRYWHLDPLIDQAALGVTELLTNVHRHAEPDKMCTVEIELLLDRLTVSVHDHDPRLPELRDTDPFATCGRGLAMVAAVSESWGVRPQGDAGKIVWFTLPAVSPAVTLAPYPVYGAAEKTPARSAVVG encoded by the coding sequence GTGATCAGCCAGCCAAGCAGGCATTGCACGGTAGAGCTCCAAGCCCTGCCGTCGCGGATCGGCCAGGTCCGCAGAATCGTATCTGCGCAGTTGCGCTACTGGCATCTCGATCCCTTGATAGACCAGGCCGCCCTCGGTGTGACGGAGCTTCTGACCAACGTCCACCGGCATGCCGAGCCCGACAAGATGTGCACCGTGGAGATCGAGCTGCTGCTCGACCGGCTCACGGTCTCCGTCCACGACCACGATCCCCGGCTTCCCGAACTCCGTGACACGGATCCCTTCGCCACCTGTGGCAGGGGGCTCGCGATGGTCGCGGCGGTGAGCGAGAGCTGGGGCGTGCGGCCGCAGGGCGACGCGGGAAAGATCGTGTGGTTCACGCTCCCCGCCGTCTCCCCGGCGGTGACGCTCGCCCCGTATCCCGTGTACGGGGCGGCCGAGAAGACTCCCGCCCGGTCGGCCGTTGTCGGCTGA
- a CDS encoding ABC transporter permease has translation MTASLRLSMSSLRGHRRRFAGTFLAVMLGVAFLAGTLVMGDTLRASFDTMFGNATSGTDAVVRSAGTITTPDDSQGTREPVDADLVETIGKTGHVAAAAPDIQGAGQLLGKDGEPIGGQGPPTLAGNWIDDGELNAYQLAEGRAPSGPGEVVVNRGAAETGNLKIGDTTTLRTPDPVEVKIVGLATFGGEDGMAQSTFTGMTRGDAEKYLTPKPGEASAIRVRAGPGVSQQELVDALTPVLPKGVEAITGEASAAESTDNISGQFLSVFTTFLLVFSGVALLVATFSIHNTFAIVVAQRTRENALLRALGASRRQVTVSTLVEASAVAVVASAAGLAGGIGVAAGLQALFPAIGFPFPEGDLVISALSMLLPLGVGVVVCLGSALLPAARAGRTAPLAALRETAVDHSGASRRRAVVGTGLALTAVGLTLTGVLVSPSIWLAAAGAVLALVAFVVLGPVASSRAVRVLGGPLDRLRGVTGGLARRNALRSPKRTAATASALMIGVAVVSLFTVFGASLKATMDQTVNRSFAGDVAVSTPGFGAGGSGLSPKLAPALAKQPEVETAVGLGKGAAEVNGEGRALTVTDPKPFARSFDLGDVDGSLSALGDRGIAITRSEAEKQDLKVGSRAELAFADGEKETFTVRAVFGRSELAGDYVITREAWAPHRMQDSDTLVSVTFKDGVSTAEGKAAVAATARDFGNPDVQTRSEYAEASASGIDMMLTLVYALLALAVLIALLGIANTLTLAIHERTRELGLLRAVGQTRAQLRAMVRWESVLVAAFGTAGGLALGGFLGWVLVKASDSTTESAFAFAVPPVQLVVVALVGLTAGALAGLRPARRAARLDVLRAIATE, from the coding sequence GTGACCGCCTCCCTGCGCCTGAGCATGTCCTCGCTGCGCGGCCACAGGCGCCGCTTCGCCGGTACGTTCCTCGCCGTCATGCTCGGCGTCGCCTTCCTGGCGGGCACCCTCGTCATGGGCGACACCCTGCGCGCCAGCTTCGACACGATGTTCGGCAATGCCACGAGCGGCACCGACGCCGTCGTCCGCAGCGCAGGCACCATCACCACCCCGGACGACAGCCAGGGCACCCGCGAGCCGGTCGACGCCGACCTCGTGGAGACGATCGGGAAGACGGGTCACGTGGCCGCCGCCGCGCCCGACATCCAGGGCGCGGGCCAGCTCCTCGGCAAGGACGGCGAGCCCATCGGCGGCCAGGGCCCGCCCACCCTCGCGGGCAACTGGATCGACGACGGCGAACTGAACGCGTACCAACTCGCCGAAGGCCGCGCCCCGTCCGGGCCGGGCGAGGTCGTCGTCAACCGCGGCGCCGCCGAGACCGGCAACCTGAAGATCGGCGACACGACGACCCTGCGCACCCCCGACCCGGTGGAAGTGAAGATCGTGGGCCTCGCGACCTTCGGCGGCGAGGACGGCATGGCGCAGTCCACCTTCACGGGCATGACACGCGGCGACGCCGAGAAGTACCTCACCCCGAAGCCCGGCGAGGCCTCCGCCATCCGGGTGCGGGCCGGTCCCGGCGTCAGCCAGCAGGAGCTCGTCGACGCACTGACTCCCGTACTGCCCAAGGGCGTTGAGGCCATCACGGGTGAGGCGTCGGCCGCGGAGAGCACCGACAACATCTCCGGCCAGTTCCTCTCCGTCTTCACCACGTTCCTGCTGGTGTTCTCCGGAGTGGCCCTGCTGGTCGCCACGTTCAGCATCCACAACACCTTCGCCATCGTCGTCGCCCAGCGCACCCGCGAGAACGCGCTCCTGCGCGCACTCGGCGCCTCGCGCCGTCAGGTGACGGTGTCGACCCTCGTCGAGGCGAGCGCCGTCGCCGTCGTCGCGTCGGCCGCGGGTCTCGCGGGCGGCATCGGCGTCGCCGCCGGACTGCAGGCGCTCTTCCCGGCCATCGGTTTCCCCTTCCCCGAGGGCGACTTGGTGATCAGCGCGCTCTCCATGCTGCTGCCGCTCGGCGTCGGTGTCGTGGTCTGCCTGGGCTCCGCGCTGCTGCCCGCCGCACGGGCCGGGCGCACCGCCCCGCTCGCCGCGCTGCGCGAGACGGCCGTCGACCACTCCGGCGCCTCGCGCCGCCGCGCCGTCGTCGGCACCGGCCTCGCCCTGACCGCCGTGGGTCTCACCCTCACCGGCGTCCTGGTCAGCCCCTCCATCTGGCTCGCCGCCGCGGGAGCGGTCCTTGCGCTCGTCGCCTTCGTGGTGCTCGGCCCCGTCGCCTCCTCGCGGGCGGTACGCGTCCTCGGCGGACCCCTCGACCGGCTGCGCGGCGTCACCGGCGGCCTGGCCCGGCGCAACGCGCTGCGCAGCCCGAAGCGGACCGCGGCCACCGCGAGCGCACTGATGATCGGCGTCGCCGTCGTCTCCCTCTTCACGGTCTTCGGCGCCTCCCTGAAAGCCACGATGGACCAGACCGTGAACCGCTCCTTCGCGGGGGACGTCGCGGTGAGCACCCCCGGCTTCGGCGCGGGTGGCAGCGGGCTCAGCCCGAAGCTGGCCCCGGCCCTCGCGAAGCAGCCGGAGGTCGAGACCGCCGTCGGCCTCGGCAAGGGCGCAGCGGAGGTCAACGGCGAGGGCCGCGCCCTCACCGTCACCGACCCGAAGCCCTTCGCCAGGTCCTTCGACCTCGGCGATGTCGACGGTTCGCTGAGCGCCCTCGGCGACCGGGGCATCGCGATCACCAGGTCGGAAGCGGAGAAGCAGGACCTGAAGGTCGGATCACGGGCCGAACTGGCCTTCGCCGACGGCGAGAAGGAGACCTTCACGGTCCGCGCCGTCTTCGGCAGGTCGGAGCTCGCCGGCGACTACGTCATCACCCGCGAGGCCTGGGCACCGCACCGCATGCAGGACTCCGACACGCTGGTGTCGGTCACGTTCAAGGACGGCGTGAGCACCGCCGAGGGAAAGGCCGCGGTCGCGGCGACAGCGCGGGACTTCGGGAACCCGGACGTGCAGACCCGGTCCGAGTACGCGGAGGCCTCCGCGAGCGGCATCGACATGATGCTCACCCTCGTCTACGCCCTGCTCGCCCTCGCCGTGCTGATCGCCCTGCTCGGCATCGCCAACACGCTGACCCTCGCGATCCACGAGCGCACCCGTGAGCTGGGGCTGCTGCGCGCGGTCGGCCAGACCAGGGCACAGCTGCGCGCCATGGTCCGCTGGGAGTCGGTGCTCGTCGCCGCCTTCGGGACGGCGGGCGGGCTCGCGCTCGGCGGGTTCCTCGGCTGGGTGCTCGTCAAGGCGTCCGACAGCACGACGGAGAGCGCCTTCGCGTTCGCCGTACCGCCGGTGCAGCTGGTGGTGGTCGCCCTGGTGGGCCTGACGGCGGGCGCCTTGGCGGGCCTGCGTCCGGCTCGGCGGGCGGCGCGTCTCGACGTGCTGCGGGCCATCGCCACCGAGTGA
- a CDS encoding ABC transporter ATP-binding protein, whose amino-acid sequence MSTATGRVTRPVDTGAARVADAVKVYGSGGTAVRALDGVSVEFGAGRFTAIMGPSGSGKSTLMHCAAGLDTLTSGAAFIGDTELGKLDDRRLTLLRRDRIGFVFQAFNLVPTLTVAENITLPMDLAGVRGDREWADALIDVVGLRDRLHHRPAELSGGQQQRVAVARAFAGRPDVVFADEPTGNLDSRSGEEVLNLLGRAVRQMRRTVVMVTHDPVAAAHADEVVFLADGRLVDRMESPTADRVLDRMKAFDARQQTPAAPLAAPPATNSAAPTTAHTAAPPHTPGARPSAKESPSWTP is encoded by the coding sequence ATGAGCACCGCCACCGGACGGGTCACCAGGCCCGTGGACACCGGCGCCGCCCGCGTCGCCGACGCCGTGAAGGTGTACGGCAGCGGGGGCACCGCCGTACGGGCCCTGGACGGGGTGAGCGTCGAGTTCGGCGCCGGACGCTTCACCGCGATCATGGGCCCGTCCGGGTCCGGCAAGTCCACCCTGATGCACTGCGCGGCGGGCCTGGACACCCTCACCTCGGGCGCCGCGTTCATCGGCGACACGGAGCTGGGGAAGCTGGACGACCGGCGCCTCACCCTGCTGCGGCGCGACCGCATCGGCTTCGTCTTCCAGGCGTTCAACCTGGTGCCGACGCTGACCGTCGCCGAGAACATCACCCTGCCCATGGACCTCGCCGGAGTCCGCGGCGACCGGGAATGGGCCGACGCCCTGATCGACGTCGTCGGGCTGCGCGACCGGCTGCACCACAGGCCCGCCGAACTCTCCGGCGGCCAGCAGCAACGCGTCGCCGTGGCGCGGGCGTTCGCCGGACGGCCCGACGTCGTCTTCGCCGACGAACCGACCGGCAACCTCGACTCGCGCTCCGGCGAGGAAGTCCTGAACCTGCTCGGCCGCGCGGTACGTCAGATGCGCCGCACCGTCGTCATGGTCACGCACGACCCGGTGGCCGCCGCCCACGCCGACGAGGTCGTCTTCCTCGCCGACGGACGCCTCGTGGACCGCATGGAGTCACCGACGGCCGACCGGGTCCTGGACCGCATGAAGGCGTTCGACGCACGGCAACAGACGCCTGCTGCGCCCCTCGCCGCACCCCCCGCCACGAACTCCGCCGCACCCACCACCGCCCACACCGCCGCACCGCCCCACACCCCCGGCGCGCGGCCCAGCGCAAAGGAGTCGCCGTCATGGACTCCGTGA
- a CDS encoding SHOCT domain-containing protein codes for MQTLAHWDGGPGPWILFFPLIWVAVAVGAVTLLRRTVWRGRRGPFRGMGGPAGPTGYAGHTAVDEHSPIAVLGRRFASGEIDEDEYWRRLTVLNEEFGRTSKGGRA; via the coding sequence ATGCAGACCCTGGCGCACTGGGACGGCGGACCCGGCCCGTGGATCCTGTTCTTCCCGCTGATCTGGGTGGCCGTCGCGGTCGGCGCCGTCACCCTGCTCCGCCGCACCGTGTGGCGAGGCCGCCGCGGCCCGTTCCGGGGCATGGGCGGACCCGCCGGGCCCACGGGGTACGCCGGGCACACCGCCGTCGACGAGCACTCGCCCATCGCCGTCCTCGGGCGGCGCTTCGCCTCCGGTGAGATCGACGAGGACGAGTACTGGCGCAGGCTGACCGTCCTCAACGAGGAGTTCGGCCGCACCTCCAAGGGCGGTCGGGCATGA
- a CDS encoding TetR/AcrR family transcriptional regulator, producing the protein MYSGRMSAPERLIESTRELLWERGYVGTSPKAIQQHAGAGQGSMYHHFAGKPDLALAAIRRTAEEMRATAEAVLGGSGSAYARIESYLLRERDVLKGCPVGRLTMDPDVIASDELRAPVTETLDWLRDRIAGIVEEGLSQGEFTDALVPQAIASTVVATVQGGYVLARSSGSPAAFDTAVRGLLALLAAARTPAARS; encoded by the coding sequence ATGTACAGTGGCCGCATGAGCGCTCCGGAGCGTCTGATCGAGTCCACTCGCGAGCTGCTGTGGGAGCGGGGGTACGTCGGCACGAGCCCCAAGGCCATCCAGCAGCACGCGGGCGCGGGCCAGGGCAGCATGTACCACCACTTCGCGGGCAAGCCCGATCTCGCGCTCGCCGCGATCCGGCGCACCGCCGAGGAGATGCGCGCCACGGCCGAGGCGGTCCTCGGCGGCAGCGGGTCGGCGTACGCGCGCATCGAGTCGTATCTGCTGCGCGAGCGCGACGTGTTGAAGGGCTGCCCGGTCGGACGGCTCACGATGGACCCGGACGTCATCGCGAGCGACGAGCTGCGCGCACCCGTCACCGAGACCCTCGACTGGCTGCGCGACCGGATCGCCGGGATCGTCGAAGAGGGGCTCTCCCAGGGCGAGTTCACGGATGCGCTCGTGCCGCAGGCCATCGCGTCGACGGTGGTCGCGACGGTGCAGGGCGGTTATGTCCTCGCGCGGTCGTCGGGGTCCCCGGCAGCGTTCGACACGGCGGTGCGGGGCCTGCTCGCGCTGCTCGCGGCGGCCCGGACCCCCGCCGCTCGCTCGTGA
- a CDS encoding cupin domain-containing protein, whose product MHITRNRPDTLQGPAEHFTGTVWLDEIAAPGAPSRLRLFNVHFAPGARTAWHRHPHGQVLHVTEGEGLVQREGGPVEPIRAGDTAWIEPGESHWHGAGPRTFMTHLAVVEAAADGTTAEWGDLVDAHSCAS is encoded by the coding sequence TTGCACATCACCCGGAACCGGCCCGACACCCTCCAGGGACCCGCCGAGCACTTCACCGGCACCGTCTGGCTCGACGAGATAGCCGCGCCCGGCGCCCCCTCCCGTCTGCGCTTGTTCAACGTCCACTTCGCCCCCGGCGCCCGCACGGCCTGGCACCGCCACCCGCACGGCCAGGTCCTGCACGTGACCGAGGGCGAGGGGCTCGTACAGCGCGAGGGCGGTCCCGTCGAGCCGATCCGGGCGGGCGACACGGCCTGGATCGAGCCCGGCGAGTCGCACTGGCACGGCGCGGGACCGCGCACGTTCATGACGCACCTGGCCGTGGTCGAGGCGGCGGCCGACGGCACGACGGCCGAGTGGGGCGACCTGGTCGACGCCCACAGCTGCGCTTCTTGA